The Desulfovibrio sp. G11 region TTGATCAGGTAGTCACAGTCCTGAAGGTTTTGCCCTTCAGAAATACAGTCCGTTCCGATAAGCAAATCAATCTCATGCGGTTCATCCGGCAGCGCCAGGGCCTTTTCTTTGCTGACAGGCGAAAAGAGCGTGAGAATAGACTGGAAATCATAGCTTTTCTTCAGGGTTGACTTGGGGCCGTCCTTGCCTGTGACTTTGCCGGTGTGCAACCCCTTTGCTCTGAAGAGTGGGGCAAGGTTATCATACAGGTAGTTGGCAGTGTCGGCAAAAGCTGTAAAAATGAGCACCTTGTTGTTGTCAGCATTGAGGGGTGCTACAATTTTTTTCTGGATCAGCTCCTGAAGATGTTGCAGTTTGGCATCGTCTTCAGGGGTAACTTTGTTCATGGAAGCCAGCAAAGCGGCGATGACGGCAAGATCGGCAGATAAATCGGCTTCCCATGAAGGCAAATCCATATCGGCAAGATGTATTTTAACCTTGCCGCCGACAGGTTCACCGGAAAATACGGGCACGTCATCGTCGTCGGCATCCAGCGTTTCCAACCGGTCACTCCAGTCAGTGACGGCTCCACTGCCAGATTGCTTGAAGGCCTGGATGCGCGAAAGCATCTGAACATGGTTTTCTTGCAGACTACTGAGCGTCAGCCTGAATGCCTCCACAGAGCTTTCTAGGCGCTTCAGGAGATTGGTGGTCATCAGAGCTTGAAGGCTGCGCTCCCGGTCGACTTGGCGGAATTTGCTTTTTCCACCTTCCACCTGCGTGTCGTATCGTTCCTCATATTTTCTCAGGCGACTGGGCAGAATGTAGCTTATGGGCGCGTAAACAGAGAGCTTGAGCAGCGATAATTCTGCAAAAATACCGTTAAAATCGGGAACATCAGCCCGTGCCGTCAAAGGGCAGCGAAAGGACAGGGGCTTGAGTCGCTCTGGAAAAGGGCCAATGTCCTTGGTGTCGTAAAAAGCCTGAATGTGTTTGCGCGAGCGAGCGATGGTTACGCAGTCGAGCAGCTCAAAAAAATCAAAATCAAGTGTATCCAGAATGGCCTTTGCCGTGCGCTCTTCTGGGGTGAGCTTTGCCCATTGATTGAAGGCAACCTGGGCGCGTCGAAAGACCTCTTCAACGCTTCGCTGACTGCGCAGCTTGTTGCGGAGATTTTCAGAATCGCCTTCGTATGCCAGGGCCAATTGATTGCGCAAGTCGCTGAAACGATTGTTGACCGGCGTAGCAGAAAGCATCAACACTTTTGTTTTTACGCCGTTTTTGATGACCTTGTTCATCAATTTTTGATATCTGGTTTCTCTATCTTTAAATGCTTCATTATTTCTGAAGTTGTGCGATTCATCAATGACGACAAGATCGTAATTACCCCAGTTGATGCGGTTGAGCGGAATGCCAAAAGATGTACCTGATGTTCTTGAAAGATCAGTGTGACAAAGAACATCGTAATTAAAGCGGTCTTTGGCAAAAATGTTTGTGTTGAGGTTACTGTTGTAGTTCAGCCAGTTGTCAGAGAGCTTCTTGGGGCAAAGAACAAGAACAGAGCGGTTGCGCAATTCGTAGTACTTTATGACAGCAAGTGCGGTGAATGTTTTACCCAGTCCAACACTGTCAGCCAGAATACATCCATTGTATGTTTCCAGCTTATTGATGATGCCTACAGCAGCGTCCTTCTGGTAGTTAAAAAGCTTCTGCCATACAAGCGTGTTTTGATATCCCGTCCTGTCGTTTGGCAGAACGTCTTCATCAATATCGCTAATAAATTCACTGAATATATTGTAAATAATAAGAAAGTAAACACGCTCAGGAGAATTTTCCTGATAGACTGATTCAATATGATCGCAGATAGTAGTTGTTACATCTTCGAGCTTGTCGGGGTCATTCCAGATTTGCTCAAAAAGATGAAGGTATGTGCCTGTAAATGAAGGTTCATCAAACTTGTTTACAATGTTTGAAACAGCATCACCTTTTTGATAGCCAATATCCACTGCTGTAAAGCCGTGCAACGGCATATAGGCGATATCTTGTTCTTCCTGCTGAATACAGGCAAATTGCTGCATTGGCGCTTTAGTTCTATTTGAACGGAAAACAGCTTTGCTGCGCATCCATTCGGAGCACTCTCGTGCTATGGCTCGTTGCGTCAATTTGTTCCTGAGCTGTATCTCAAATTCAGAGCCGTACAGGCTTTTTTCTCGCTCTTTTTTGGGAATAAAAAACTCTCGACGTTCTTTGCGTATTTTGTCAGTGACTTCTTCAGCAATAAAGGCTTGTGATGTAAATATAAACTGCAATGAATCAATTCTTGCAAGCTCCGCCTTAAGAGATTCGTATGCATATATAGAAAAACATGAAGCAGCAATCTTGAGTTTACTCTTCTTATGCAATGAGTTTTTAAGGTCATCGCCAAGCAATGAATTAATGTTGTCGATAATCTTCATCCGGCTTTACCTTTAAAATTTTTCCTACTGAATCCTTTTATTCATGTTAATCCGAGAGTTATGAGAGCATAGGCATTTTGTGTGATCCTCCAGACGCGGTCAAGATTATGCCGAAACAAAGGTTAGCAATGCGCTTCTTCTTTTTTAGCCGCGCATATTCAGTCCCTTAGCGCTAATAGCGCTAAGGGACTTGAGTGTCGCCACTATTTTTTGATGACCTTGCCGTTCCCAATGGGACCAGCCGGAGGTGCAGCAATGCATAAAATATAACGAATATTTTTGACTTTTCCTAGCTGTTGCCCCGCCCCTGCAAAGAATGTCATTGAAAAGTTCGTGTTCCTGGCATAGAAACACTAATATGAAATATAGCAGATTTTCTAAGCGAAATTAGCGACACATCATCACTGGTGCACCCAATGGCAAGAATAAGAAAAATCGAAATCTCCAACTTCCGTGGCATTCAGAAATTGGAGTGGCGTCCATCCCCGGGCATCAATTGCCTGATCGGCGCTGGCGACAGCGGAAAATCCACAGTGTTGGATGCAATCGACTTGTGTTTGGGTGCTAGACGCAATATCCAGCTTTCCGACGCCGACTTTTTCGGCCTGGACATCACAAATCCCATCAGCATTACACTGACTCTGGGTGCTTTGGATGACAGCATGATTGCCCTGGAGAGTTTCGGAGCCTTTCTACGCGGTTATCACGCCGCAACGGGAGTCGTCGAAGATGAACCATGCATCGGTGCAGAAGTGGTTCTCTGTCTGAATCTGACAGTCACCGGTGACCTAGAGCCATCCTGGACTCTCATCTCTAACCGCGCCTCCCAGCAAGGTCTGGTGAAGACACTCGCGTGGAAGGATCGACTGGCCATGGCACCGACAAGGATCGGTGCGCCTACGGACTACAACTTGAGCTGGCAACGAGGCTCGGTCCTGAACCGAATCTCGGAAGAACGCGCGGATGCCTCCGCGGCGCT contains the following coding sequences:
- a CDS encoding helicase-related protein, whose product is MKIIDNINSLLGDDLKNSLHKKSKLKIAASCFSIYAYESLKAELARIDSLQFIFTSQAFIAEEVTDKIRKERREFFIPKKEREKSLYGSEFEIQLRNKLTQRAIARECSEWMRSKAVFRSNRTKAPMQQFACIQQEEQDIAYMPLHGFTAVDIGYQKGDAVSNIVNKFDEPSFTGTYLHLFEQIWNDPDKLEDVTTTICDHIESVYQENSPERVYFLIIYNIFSEFISDIDEDVLPNDRTGYQNTLVWQKLFNYQKDAAVGIINKLETYNGCILADSVGLGKTFTALAVIKYYELRNRSVLVLCPKKLSDNWLNYNSNLNTNIFAKDRFNYDVLCHTDLSRTSGTSFGIPLNRINWGNYDLVVIDESHNFRNNEAFKDRETRYQKLMNKVIKNGVKTKVLMLSATPVNNRFSDLRNQLALAYEGDSENLRNKLRSQRSVEEVFRRAQVAFNQWAKLTPEERTAKAILDTLDFDFFELLDCVTIARSRKHIQAFYDTKDIGPFPERLKPLSFRCPLTARADVPDFNGIFAELSLLKLSVYAPISYILPSRLRKYEERYDTQVEGGKSKFRQVDRERSLQALMTTNLLKRLESSVEAFRLTLSSLQENHVQMLSRIQAFKQSGSGAVTDWSDRLETLDADDDDVPVFSGEPVGGKVKIHLADMDLPSWEADLSADLAVIAALLASMNKVTPEDDAKLQHLQELIQKKIVAPLNADNNKVLIFTAFADTANYLYDNLAPLFRAKGLHTGKVTGKDGPKSTLKKSYDFQSILTLFSPVSKEKALALPDEPHEIDLLIGTDCISEGQNLQDCDYLINYDIHWNPVRIIQRFGRIDRIGSRNTHIQLVNYWPDISLDEYINLKERVETRMMIADVTATGDDNMLTAQSSEVSYRKEQLRRLQDEVIELEDLKTGVSITDLGLNDFRMDLLGYVKAHGDIELAPKGMHAVVPAQPALGLKPGAIFALRNRNDGATVHQHNRLHPYYLVYVAKDGEVVAYHTEVKRLLDLVRTSCKGRSDPIAEVCRLFNQQTKEGKDMKAYSTLLSAAVRSMIEVKEEKDIDSLFTGGKTTALTNTISGLDDFELIAFLVVQEAQ